DNA sequence from the Ktedonobacteraceae bacterium genome:
AATGATTGCGGCGGGCATCATCGCGGTCTTCTTCGCGGTGAATGCAGAGCGGAGGTCGCTGGAAAGCATTGCGCGCCCGCTATCGTTTGTGGAGGAGGAAGAGCAGCAGACGGGCATGGCAAAAGCAGGATGATCAGGAGTGCATGATGTTCAGACGAATTCTGGTACCTTTAGATGGTTCATCGCGAGCGGAGGAAGCGTTGCCGGTTGCGGAACACATGGCGCGTAGTGCCGGCGCTTCCATTCTGTTGCTGCGCGTGATTGATACCTCTCCCGAGTCCATGCCTACAGTGCCGACCAGACCGGCTCTTTTCCAGAGCGTGGGGCAGGTAGAACAGGCACAGGCAGAGAGCTATCTTGGAGCGATTGCCACTACAGATCAATTTCATGGCATAGCTGTTCAGACCCGGGCGGAGTTCGGGCTGGTTGCTCCCACTATCCTTTCGGTGGCCGCGACAGAGAAGGCGGATATAATCGTGTTGTGCAGCCACGGTTTTTCAGGGGTGACTCGTTGGGTGATGGGTTCCGTAGCCGAGAAGGTGGCCCGCTACTCGGATATTCCTGTGCTGGTGCTGCGCGAAGGCGGACCCATACCGAATGAGCGACGGGCCGGTGAGACTCAACCCCTTATGAACCCGGCGCTTTTCCAGAAGAGAAGGTAGCCTTTCATTCCTACCTGTAGAAAAGAGAAAATCATCCGATAGGACGGTTAATGAAGCGCTCTCGAAGCAGGACAGGCACCAGGCGCCGCCCCTACTATACAGCACCAGGTAGCCGAGATATAGTATAGTAGAGATGCCGGTTGGCCTATGCTGCTAAAGGCTTGCTAAACGCTGTGCTGATCTGGTAGATTCTATAGGTGAAATAGGCAAAGGATGTCTGAGCCTGGAGCGGGCGAAGGAAATTGATGGCATGAATTCAGAGCTGGACTTTGAGAAGCGGTACCGGTTGCTGCGGGAAATTATCGAGACGGTTGTGCTGACCATTTTGATGTTTCTGGTGATCCGCTTTGCCGTGCAGAATTTCAATATAGAAGGCACCAGTATGGAGCCTACGCTGCACAATACAGAATTGATCCTGGTAGACAAGTGGACCTACCTCTTTCATCCCCCGTCGCGCGGGGATATTATCGTATTCGTGGCGCCGCCCGATCCTACGCAGGATTACATTAAGCGCATTATCGCCATACCAGGAGACAGGATTACCATCAATGGCACTATCGTTACGGTCGATGGCGTGACACTGAAGGAGACCTATGTGGCCTCGCAAAATCAAGGCAATCCTTATGCGTACAAGCAGATCTCGGAAACTGTGCCGGCTAATGACTATTTTGTGATGGGCGATAATCGCAGGGGAAGCTATGATTCTCGCGCCTGGGGGTTTGTGCCGCGTAAGAATATTATTGGGCGCGCGGCGTTTGTTTACTGGCCGTTGGGCGAAGATAACGATGGTTTTCTGCCAAATGCTGCCTCTGTCTTTGCCAGCGTTCACCAGCCTGGCGCGGCATCAGGTATGGAAAATGGTGGGCTGAGTGTTGCTGTCGATGGCGTGCTTGTAGCGCTGGCACCCAGCCTGTTCTTTCTCTTCCAAAAACGCAAGCAGCGAGGCCGATAAATCGGCGCTGGGCGCGATCAATCGGCTCCTACCCGACCCCGAGGTCAAAAGATGACGCCGCCAAGCATGATGTCGATTTCGTGATCTTTGAGCGTTACCGAGCTGATCGTGCGATGTATATGTGATTGCACCTCGGCCAGCTGGCTGTTCAGAATGCTTGTCAGTTCATCTGGTGACATAATCAGGCCTATTATACCCTGGATTGCCACGTTCGTTACTAGAAGATTTCCGCTGCTTACTATCAGCTTGCCGTCAATCGAGCAAGAGAAGCCATATAGCTGAAAATCCAGGTGCAGGTTACCGGGTGTGATCGTGACATGCGCATTCTGCACGGGATCAGAAGGAGCGTGGTTCAGTACGATCAGGTTGTTGATCATCGTCTCTGTGACAGGGATAGTATTGATAGGAGGCGGTACAGGAATAATCTGATTGATGGAGTTTGACAACTCCTGGTCAATCTGGTTTTGTGCCACAGCATGTAAGTAAGGACGCAGGCCCAGCAACCATCCCCCCGTCACTAGAGCCGCCAGGATGATGAGCGTGATCAATATCTTTGGCAGGCAGCCAATGCGACGGCGAGGTTTTGAAGGTGGAGAAGCAGGTTGTCCTTCCGAACTCCTTCTTGTACCGGCAGGTGGCGGAATGACCACTGGTGATTGGGAAGATTGCGATACTGCCTGAGTTGGTTGCACCCATTGCGAGGCTGGGGGCGATACTGCCTGGGTCGGTTGCAGCCACTGCGGACCAGAAGGCGATGCTGGCCCGGTGGGTGATCCCCATTGTGGGGGAGATGACACTGCTGGCTGCGACTCAGGTCTGGGCGCCGGTATAGTTGGAGAACTATTGATGACCGGCGTATTGAATGGCGGCGTGTTACTTGCTCTATTATCGGGCGCAGCAGGGACGGCAAGGCCACACACACGGCAGAAACGTGCATCTGGTGGCAGTAGCGTCTTACAGCGTTCGCAATTCATCATTATTCTATTCCATCCATCTTTTAGCTAATGATGGGCCATCCCTAAACCCTCACAAGTATATACCAGTTTTCGGTGTACGTATAGGTCTAATTTCACATTGGACGCTCATAAGAACCTTTTCCCCTGCTTTCCCATCATGGCTCTGGAAATTTTGCCGGATCAGACAATCATTTGCGATAATCATTCTACCATCCTGCTGAAAGGTGCGCCTATAATTAACACTAGACAGCTCTCCATCCTTTGGCGGATGTAGGGGCCGATTGATCGGCCTCCCAAGGATACAGCTATGAACAGGAATGAGACGAGCAGGTAGACAACATGAAGAAATAAACAGGAGGAAATAGCATATGGATATCAAAAGAAGTGGCTCGCAACCTTCCGGCAAGGGGCCGTCCGAGTACTTTACCGGCGTTGTCCGTATTGACCCGCTGTTCCAGGCGCCCGATCCCGCGCGTGTGGCCGGCTCCAGCGTCACTTTCGAACCCGGCGCTCGAACGGCCTGGCACACTCACCCACTGGGCCAGACCCTGATCGTGACGGCGGGCAGTGGCCGCGCCCAACGCTGGGGCGGCCCAATCGAGGAAATTCATCCGGGAGACGTGATCTGGTTCGAGCCGGGGGAGAAGCATTGGCACGGAGCCGCGCCAACCACAGCTATGACGCACATCGCCATTCAGGAACGGCTCGACGGCAGGGCCGTTGACTGGTTGGAACATGTCAGCGACGAACAATACCAGGGCTGATTGTGGAAAACGTCCCTGCAAAAGGACGCGGCTCAATGGAATAACGGCTCATTTTTCGCGCTGTAAGATTTCGTTCATAGAATGAATGATGCGGGTTCGCATTTCCGGGTCGCTGCCAAGCACCTGCGCTACCTGATCGATCATGGCCTGTTCTTTTTCCGCCGGTAGACTGTACCCGTATTTTTGATGAACGGCGACGGCTGCGGCGGAGCGAATCTTGTCCTCATCGCTCATTGGCGAAGCCGTTTGCCGGTCTGCCGAACGTTTCGTTGTTGTTCCAGCAGGGGAATCGCCTTGAAGGGGAGTAACACCATCCGCGGCAAAAGGAACATCGGTATCTATCAGGTGCGCGGAATTAGGGGTGGCGCGGTCGATATGCACCAGAACACTCTGGTTTTCCTCGTCGAGCCGGGTAATGGTTCCTTCAAGGTAAATAACTTCAGGTGCCCCCCAGAAGACACGCTCTCCAAGATGAAGGATCATGATGAGTTGCTCCAAATCCATTTCAGTTCGTTTGTATTTTCAATGCACATTATTGTATACGAAAAAGGGCAAGAGAGGTTCCAGTGGTGATTCCCCAGAAGGTGGGCAGAGATGCTTCCCTGTTCGCTCTGCCCAGGGCTTCGGCATCTTTGCCCAGCATGACATGCATGGGCCATGCATGTCATGCTGAGTGCAGCGAAGCATCTCGCGTCACCCTGATGTGGGAATACAGCAAGGCTGGCGATGGTTATCTATAATAGAAGTTTTCTGATTTGCTCCTGATTTCCCGTCCCAAAGGCAGAGTTCTCCTTTCAATCTCTTTTCTTGCAGTATCCTGTTGTGGTATTATCCTGTGGGGAATGAAAGGATCGGCGCGCATTTGAGACCGTGTAGTGGCAACAATGAAGTTTGCCGGAGAAGGACATATTCATACCGTTATGCACGAGAAAAGTATACTCACGCTGGAGTATCCCAAAATTTTAGAGAAGGTGGCCAGGGAAGCAGCGTTCTCGGCCAGCAAAGCGCTGGTGATGGAGCTACAACCCTCTCCAAACGTGGACGAGGTGCGGCGTCGCCTCGCCTATACAACTGAAGCCTCTCGCCTGATCGAGTTGCGCAGCGATGCAGGTATACAGGGTGCGCGAGATATCCGCGCTCATCTTGCTCGTGCCGCCCGTGAGGGAGTTCTGAGTCCATCCGATCTGCTCGAAGTGCTGGCAACGACGCACAGCGCAATTCATGTATCTAAGTTGCTGGAAAAGCTACCGGCTGAAGAGTTTCCTTTACTGAGCAAGTTAGGCGCGGATATTCCACAACGGCCGCATATCGCTCGCCGCATCGAAGAAACCATCAGCGAAGAGGGAGAAGTGCTGGATACAGCAAGCCCAACGTTGCGCAAGTTGCGTTTCGATATTCGTGGCGCCAATCAGCGCCTGCAGGATCGCTTGCGCTCGCTGGTGGGCCAATTCAGCAATGTGCTGCAAGAGCCTATTGTCACCATACGCAATGACCGCTATGTTATTCCAGTCAAGGCTGAGAGTCGCGGGCAGGTGCGTGGTATTGTTCATGACCAGTCTTCCAGCGGCGCGACCGTCTTTATCGAGCCGATGGTGGTAGTGGAATTGAACAACAAACTACGCCAGCTCCAGATAGAGGAACAGCAGGAGATCGAACGCATCTTACGCGCCCTCTCGCTTGAAATCGGCCACGAGGCGGATGCGCTGAAGCTGGCAGTTGAATTGCTGGCCGAGTTCGATTTTCACCTGGCGAAGGCGCGCTATGGACGTTTGATGCGCTGTAGCGAGCCGCTCATCAACGATGTTGGGCGCGTCGAGCTGCGCAATGCGCGCCATCCATTGTTGATGGGCAAGGTTGTTCCGATTGATTTCCACGTGGGGCGCGAATTCTTCATGGTGGTGATTACCGGCCCCAATACCGGTGGTAAAACCGTGGCATTGAAGACGGCAGGTCTCTTGACGCTGATGGCGCAGGCGGGACTGCATATCCCCGCCGATGAACATTCCGAAATAGCCGTTTTTGAGCAGGTGTTTGCCGATATCGGCGATGAACAGAGCATCGAACAGAGCCTGAGTACATTTTCCTCGCATCTGAGCCGTATTATCGAGATTCTGCGCCATATCGAAGAAGAGGTGAAGCGCGAAACGCCCGATATCCGGGGAAAGCTGTCTGAAACACTGGTGGGAAAGCCTGAGAGCCGCCGCTTGAGAGCGCTGGTACTGCTGGATGAGCTGGGCGCCGGTACCGATCCAAGCGAAGGCTCGGCATTGGCTCGCGCTATTCTCACCTTCTTGCTCGAACGTCATGTGACGACCATCGCAACCACCCACTACTCGGAGCTA
Encoded proteins:
- a CDS encoding universal stress protein codes for the protein MMFRRILVPLDGSSRAEEALPVAEHMARSAGASILLLRVIDTSPESMPTVPTRPALFQSVGQVEQAQAESYLGAIATTDQFHGIAVQTRAEFGLVAPTILSVAATEKADIIVLCSHGFSGVTRWVMGSVAEKVARYSDIPVLVLREGGPIPNERRAGETQPLMNPALFQKRR
- the lepB gene encoding signal peptidase I is translated as MNSELDFEKRYRLLREIIETVVLTILMFLVIRFAVQNFNIEGTSMEPTLHNTELILVDKWTYLFHPPSRGDIIVFVAPPDPTQDYIKRIIAIPGDRITINGTIVTVDGVTLKETYVASQNQGNPYAYKQISETVPANDYFVMGDNRRGSYDSRAWGFVPRKNIIGRAAFVYWPLGEDNDGFLPNAASVFASVHQPGAASGMENGGLSVAVDGVLVALAPSLFFLFQKRKQRGR
- a CDS encoding cupin domain-containing protein, with protein sequence MDIKRSGSQPSGKGPSEYFTGVVRIDPLFQAPDPARVAGSSVTFEPGARTAWHTHPLGQTLIVTAGSGRAQRWGGPIEEIHPGDVIWFEPGEKHWHGAAPTTAMTHIAIQERLDGRAVDWLEHVSDEQYQG
- a CDS encoding endonuclease MutS2, whose translation is MHEKSILTLEYPKILEKVAREAAFSASKALVMELQPSPNVDEVRRRLAYTTEASRLIELRSDAGIQGARDIRAHLARAAREGVLSPSDLLEVLATTHSAIHVSKLLEKLPAEEFPLLSKLGADIPQRPHIARRIEETISEEGEVLDTASPTLRKLRFDIRGANQRLQDRLRSLVGQFSNVLQEPIVTIRNDRYVIPVKAESRGQVRGIVHDQSSSGATVFIEPMVVVELNNKLRQLQIEEQQEIERILRALSLEIGHEADALKLAVELLAEFDFHLAKARYGRLMRCSEPLINDVGRVELRNARHPLLMGKVVPIDFHVGREFFMVVITGPNTGGKTVALKTAGLLTLMAQAGLHIPADEHSEIAVFEQVFADIGDEQSIEQSLSTFSSHLSRIIEILRHIEEEVKRETPDIRGKLSETLVGKPESRRLRALVLLDELGAGTDPSEGSALARAILTFLLERHVTTIATTHYSELKAFAHEQAGVTNASVEFDVETLSPTYRLSIGLPGRSNALAIASRLGLDERIIEKAREFLGSAGVRMENLLEGLQAERKALEDERFHLNMERVEAEYQRKQLEQDRHKLEEQRIKILNEARAQAQRELEEVQRTLAKIKIEAGRGSISRERLSEARQQVRGLEEKLAPVLVPRRASKKAESEPERIDGPLQIGDTVRVLSFGQNAELLGLSPDHSEAEVQMGSLRFRVSVDNIERISKRQASAEGYMKTEPSVVVPRYEDRPEVATQLDMRGWRVEQALEELDSYLNDAVMSGISSVRIVHGKGTGALRSAVREQLAHHPLVKSYTSAPAQEGGDGVTLVKLSA